From one Culex quinquefasciatus strain JHB chromosome 3, VPISU_Cqui_1.0_pri_paternal, whole genome shotgun sequence genomic stretch:
- the LOC6033483 gene encoding spermine synthase isoform X2, with protein sequence MSANSVLLDFSLDPTRISDEVSRKDIVKLCKEHLEKYLDTLKITYDMLTEDGYLCVLSSGPIITTIRFFNQGLITINIEYYRAECEAPKISFEQTRELENSLVQNLKLNHGQSLPALQRGPVTKYFPTADERVIEYDIDKVLYDKRSDFQKIQIVHSKSLGNMLVLDELQNIAEADLIYTETLMRRGVENYKGKEICILGGGDGALLYELLKEEPKHVVMLEIDELVMQACNKYMNSICGDVLERRKADDFEIIVGDCMVYLNKYMKEGRQFDYVFGDLTDIPISDTPTGEIWDFIRTILEASFKVLKPDGRFMTHGNGVSCPESLQMYEEQLGKLTPAVTYTKCTAFVPSFMEEWVFYQVQRGSGAAASV encoded by the exons ATGTCGGCCAATTCGGTGCTGCTGGATTTCTCCCTGGACCCAACCCGGATCAGCGATGAGGTCTCCCGGAAGGACATCGTCAAGTTGTGCAAGGAACACCTGGAGAAGTACCTGGACACGCTCAAGATCACCTACGATATGTTGACCGAGGACGGTTACCTGTGCGTGCTGAGTTCCGGACCGATCATCACGACGATCCGGTTCTTCAATCAGGGCCTAATTACCATCAACATCGAGTACTACCGGGCCGAGTGCGAGGCGCCCAAAATCTCCTTCGAA CAAACACGTGAGCTCGAGAATAGCCTGGTTCAGAACCTTAAGCTGAACCACGGTCAGTCGTTGCCGGCACTGCAACGTGGCCCGGTTACCAAATACTTCCCGACCGCAG ACGAACGCGTCATTGAGTACGACATTGATAAGGTGCTGTACGACAAGCGGTCCGACTTCCAGAAGATCCAGATTGTCCACTCCAAGAGTCTGGGCAACATGCTCGTGCTGGATGAGTTGCAAA ATATTGCAGAGGCCGATCTGATCTACACCGAAACGTTGATGCGTCGCGGCGTAGAAAACTACAAGGGCAAGGAGATTTGCATCCTCGGCGGTGGCGACGGAGCCCTTCTCTACGAGCTGCTCAAGGAGGAACCCAAGCACGTGGTCATGCTGGAGATCGACGAGCTGGTCATGCAGGCCTGCAACAAGTACATGAACTCGATCTGCGGCGACGTGCTGGAGAGACGCAAGGCCGATGACTTTGAGATCATCGTGGGCGACTGCATGGTCTACCTGAACAAGTACATGAAGGAGGGTCGCCAGTTTGACTACGTTTTTGGCGATCTGACCGACATTCCGATTTCGGACACCCCGACGGGGGAGATTTGGGACTTTATTCGGACCATTCTGGAGGCGTCGTTCAAGGTGCTCAAGCCGGACGGACGGTTCATGACTCAC GGTAACGGCGTCAGCTGCCCGGAATCGCTCCAAATGTACGAGGAACAGCTCGGCAAGCTAACGCCGGCGGTCACCTACACCAAGTGTACCGCCTTCGTTCCGTCCTTCATGGAGGAGTGGGTATTCTATCAAGTACAGCGCGGAAGTGGAGCCGCTGCCAGCGTTTGA
- the LOC119768656 gene encoding uncharacterized protein LOC119768656 produces the protein MDCNRNNAFSEKLKEQVHGSFDRIRKALDLREKLLLRQLSVVVQQSHHVTFQFDNIKFVDNGEEELIGRIRTYGKYNIDNFNIILKDPYENEEYIQDDHDLMHKSCRRGVGDDERENPESEEIVVEFFNNKSLIKEGAEMVRESIINLALNESKELIDKSFNESAELQLEEDLERIKIDLTNFRNRERIVTDSLSTQGEGRKASVDISNNNGISQCGAFGIDPTKVARQQQQQMITKASQTELDKAGRHGSGGNVSSSTDTERSLVAKSSKQHVEKSMKHISNLTMNNCGGTINLKNVTNLTINTCPEESPVKSAEPKSPPAVARCPSEEGSPECGFYKRLITENKILRQHILKTSLASAHVPNPQSSESTNVTSSESPRPPSESSSSDGSSDTKPQRLPLTVAELRAVLNLPQQDDTLTQVLGDLFALASPTTAAAVVADVAAKEPIAAAAPGATQEHTMQIQQWLKQIISETETEPLQNAELMEFSHINN, from the exons ATGGATTGCAACAGGAACAATGCATTTTCAGAGAAG CTAAAGGAACAAGTGCACGGATCGTTCGACCGTATCCGGAAGGCACTGGACCTGCGGGAGAAGCTGCTGCTGAGACAGCTGTCGGTCGTGGTCCAGCAGTCGCACCATGTCACATTCCAGTTTGATAACATAAAGTTTGTGGACAACGGCGAGGAGGAGCTGATTGGCCGGATCCGGACGTACGGGAAATACAATATAGATAATTTTAACATCATACTTAAAGATCCGTACGAGAACGAGGAGTACATCCAGGATGATCACGATTTGATGCATAAAAGCTGTCGACGGGGAGTTGGGGATGACGAACGGGAAAATCCGGAGAGTGAGGAAATTGTGGTGGAATTCTTCAACAACAAGAGCCTTATCAAGGAGGGTGCGGAAATGGTGCGGGAGTCCATTATCAATCTGGCCCTGAACGAAAGCAAAGAGCTGATCGATAAGAGTTTCAATGAAAGTGCAGAGCTGCAGCTGGAGGAGGATCTGGAACGCATCAAAATCGATCTAACAAACTTTCGAAATCGCGAGCGCATTGTAACAGATTCACTTTCAACGCAAGGTGAAGGTAGAAAGGCATCTGTTGATATTAGCAACAACAACGGAATCAGTCAGTGTGGGGCGTTTGGAATTGACCCAACAAAAGTTGCCaggcagcaacagcaacagatGATAACGAAAGCGTCCCAAACTGAGTTGGACAAGGCAGGTAGACACGGCAGTGGCGGTAACGTTTCGTCCAGCACCGACACTGAGCGCAGTCTCGTGGCCAAAAGTAGCAAACAGCACGTAGAAAAGAGCATGAAACACATTTCTAATCTGACGATGAACAATTGCGGCGGCACAATCAACCTTAAAAACGTTACAAATCTAACGATAAACACCTGCCCGGAAGAGTCGCCGGTCAAATCGGCCGAGCCAAAGTCTCCCCCGGCGGTCGCGCGTTGTCCCTCCGAGGAAGGCAGCCCAGAGTGTGGCTTCTACAAGCGTCTCATCACGGAGAATAAAATACTTCGCCAGCACATCCTAAAGACTAGCCTGGCATCGGCGCACGTGCCAAATCCGCAGTCTTCCGAATCGACCAACGTTACCAGTTCGGAATCCCCGCGGCCACCGTCCGAATCTTCGTCCTCCGACGGCTCTTCCGACACCAAACCACAACGGCTGCCCCTGACGGTGGCGGAACTGCGCGCCGTACTGAACCTGCCCCAGCAGGACGATACCCTGACGCAGGTGCTTGGCGATTTGTTTGCGCTGGCCTCGCCGACGACGGCCGCAGCCGTAGTAGCTGATGTTGCGGCGAAAGAACCAATCGCAGCCGCCGCCCCCGGTGCAACGCAAGAGCACACGATGCAAATTCAGCAGTGGCTCAAGCAAATCATCTCCGAAACCGAAACCGAACCACTGCAGAACGCCGAACTGATGGAGTTTAGCCACATCAACAATTAG
- the LOC6033483 gene encoding spermine synthase isoform X1, with translation MSANSVLLDFSLDPTRISDEVSRKDIVKLCKEHLEKYLDTLKITYDMLTEDGYLCVLSSGPIITTIRFFNQGLITINIEYYRAECEAPKISFEQIKSLENNLRLKLEAKRSKHLPPIKRGSNVDVYLTSSDERVIEYDIDKVLYDKRSDFQKIQIVHSKSLGNMLVLDELQNIAEADLIYTETLMRRGVENYKGKEICILGGGDGALLYELLKEEPKHVVMLEIDELVMQACNKYMNSICGDVLERRKADDFEIIVGDCMVYLNKYMKEGRQFDYVFGDLTDIPISDTPTGEIWDFIRTILEASFKVLKPDGRFMTHGNGVSCPESLQMYEEQLGKLTPAVTYTKCTAFVPSFMEEWVFYQVQRGSGAAASV, from the exons ATGTCGGCCAATTCGGTGCTGCTGGATTTCTCCCTGGACCCAACCCGGATCAGCGATGAGGTCTCCCGGAAGGACATCGTCAAGTTGTGCAAGGAACACCTGGAGAAGTACCTGGACACGCTCAAGATCACCTACGATATGTTGACCGAGGACGGTTACCTGTGCGTGCTGAGTTCCGGACCGATCATCACGACGATCCGGTTCTTCAATCAGGGCCTAATTACCATCAACATCGAGTACTACCGGGCCGAGTGCGAGGCGCCCAAAATCTCCTTCGAA CAAATAAAATCGCTTGAAAATAACTTGCGCCTTAAGCTGGAGGCGAAACGTTCCAAGCACCTTCCACCGATAAAAAGAGGCAGTAACGTTGATGTTTACCTAACGAGCTCAG ACGAACGCGTCATTGAGTACGACATTGATAAGGTGCTGTACGACAAGCGGTCCGACTTCCAGAAGATCCAGATTGTCCACTCCAAGAGTCTGGGCAACATGCTCGTGCTGGATGAGTTGCAAA ATATTGCAGAGGCCGATCTGATCTACACCGAAACGTTGATGCGTCGCGGCGTAGAAAACTACAAGGGCAAGGAGATTTGCATCCTCGGCGGTGGCGACGGAGCCCTTCTCTACGAGCTGCTCAAGGAGGAACCCAAGCACGTGGTCATGCTGGAGATCGACGAGCTGGTCATGCAGGCCTGCAACAAGTACATGAACTCGATCTGCGGCGACGTGCTGGAGAGACGCAAGGCCGATGACTTTGAGATCATCGTGGGCGACTGCATGGTCTACCTGAACAAGTACATGAAGGAGGGTCGCCAGTTTGACTACGTTTTTGGCGATCTGACCGACATTCCGATTTCGGACACCCCGACGGGGGAGATTTGGGACTTTATTCGGACCATTCTGGAGGCGTCGTTCAAGGTGCTCAAGCCGGACGGACGGTTCATGACTCAC GGTAACGGCGTCAGCTGCCCGGAATCGCTCCAAATGTACGAGGAACAGCTCGGCAAGCTAACGCCGGCGGTCACCTACACCAAGTGTACCGCCTTCGTTCCGTCCTTCATGGAGGAGTGGGTATTCTATCAAGTACAGCGCGGAAGTGGAGCCGCTGCCAGCGTTTGA